From Panicum hallii strain FIL2 chromosome 2, PHallii_v3.1, whole genome shotgun sequence, a single genomic window includes:
- the LOC112883615 gene encoding poly [ADP-ribose] polymerase 1, translating into MAAPPKAWKAEYAKSGRASCKSCRSPIAKDQLRLGKMVQATQFDGVMPMWNHAKCIFSKKNQIKSVDDVEGIDALRWDDQEKIRNYVGSASATTSSTAAVPDKCTIDVAPSARTSCRRCSEKITKGSVRVSAKLEGQASKGIPWYHVNCFFEVSPSATVEKFSGWDTLSDEDKRTVLDLVKKDVGHNESTKGSKRKKGESDMQSCKVPKLDGSTSEGTVQNKGKLVDPRDSNASSADMQQKLKEQSDTLWKLKDELKKHVSTAELRDMLEANEQDTSGPERHLLDRCADGMLFGALGPCPVCSNGLEYYNGQYQCSGNVSEWSKCTYSTTKPVRIKKKWQIPDGTDNDYLMKWFKSQKVKKPERVLPPMSPEKSGSKATQGTRLLSPEGLDKLRFSIVGQSKEAVDESIQKLKHAGANFHARVAKDIDCLISCGELDNENAEVRKARRLKIPIVREEYIGECIRKNRKLPVDLYKVENTLESSKGGTVTVKVKGRSAVHESSGLQDTAHILEDGKSIYNTTLNMSDLARGVNSYYILQIIEEDNGSECYVFRKWGRVGNEQIGSQKLEEMSKADAIQEFQRLFLEKTGNPWEAWERKTNFQKQPGKFYPLDIDYGVKQAPKRKDISEMKSSLAPQLLQLMKMLFNVETYRAAMMEFEINMSEMPLGKLSKENIQKGFEALTEIQNLLKNTADQALAVRESLIVAASNRFFTLIPSIHPHIIRDEDELMIKAKMLEALQDIEIASKLVGFDSDSDESLDDKYMKLRCNITPLPHDSEDYKLVERYLLNTHAPTHKDWSLELEEVFSLDRDGELNKYSRYKNNLHNKMLLWHGSRLTNFVGILSQGLRIAPPEAPVTGYMFGKGLYFADLVSKSAQYCYVDRDNPVGLMLLSEVALGDMYELKKAMSMDKPPRGKHSTKGLGKTVPLESEFVNWRDDVVVPCGKPVPSSVRSSELLYNEYIVYNTSQVKMQFLLKVRFRHKR; encoded by the exons ATGGCGGCGCCGCCGAAGGCCTGGAAGGCGGAGTACGCCAAGTCCGGGCGGGCCTCGTGCAAGTCGTGCCGGTCCCCCATCGCCAAGGACCAGCTCCGCCTCGGCAAGATGGTGCAGGCGACCCAGTTCGACGGCGTCATGCCC ATGTGGAACCATGCCAAATGCATCTTCAGTAAGAAGAACCAGATAAAATC TGTTGATGATGTTGAAGGAATAGATGCACTTCGATGGGATGATCAAGAGAAGATAAGGAACTATGTTGGAAGTGCCTCAGCTACTACAAGTTCCACAGCTGCAGTTCCTGATAAATGTACCATTGATGTTGCTCCATCTGCTCGTACTTCATGCAGACGATGCAGTGAAAAGATTACAAAAGGAAGT GTTCGTGTTTCAGCTAAGCTTGAAGGTCAAGCTTCCAAGGGTATACCATGGTATCATGTCAACTGTTTCTTTGAGGTGTCCCCATCTGCAACTGTTGAGAAATTCTCGGGCTGGGATACTTTGTCAGACGAGGATAAAAGGACTGTTCTTGATCTCGTTAAGAAAGATGTTGGCCATAATG AATCAACTAAGGGTTCCAAGCGCAAGAAAGGCGAaagtgatatgcagagctgcaAAGTGCCCAAGTTAGATGGAAGTACATCGGAAGGCACAGTACAAAACAAAGGAAAACTTGTTGACCCACGTGATTCCAATGCTAGTTCTGCTGATATGCAACAAAAGCTTAAAGAGCAGAGTGACACACTTTGGAAGTTAAAGGATGAACTTAAGAAGCATGTATCGACTGCTGAATTAAGGGATATGCTTGAAGCTAATGAGCAAGATACGTCTGGACCAGAGAGGCACCTATTGGACCGTTG TGCTGATGGAATGCTATTTGGAGCATTGGGTCCTTGCCCAGTCTGTTCTAACGGCCTGGAGTATTATAATGGTCAGTACCAATGCAGTGGTAATGTGTCAGAGTGGTCCAAGTGTACATACTCTACAACAAAACCTGTACGCATTAAGAAGAAGTGGCAAATTCCAGATGGAACAGATAATGATTATCTTATGAAG TGGTTCAAGTCTCAAAAGGTTAAGAAACCAGAGAGGGTTCTTCCACCAATGTCACCTGAGAAATCTGGAAGTAAAGCAACTCAGGGAACACGGTTACTCTCTCCTGAAGGATTGGATAAATTAAGGTTTTCTATTGTAGGACAATCTAAAGAAGCAGTA GATGAATCGATTCAGAAGCTCAAACATGCTGGTGCCAACTTCCATGCCAGGGTTGCCAAAG ATATTGATTGCTTAATTTCATGTGGTGAGCTCGACAATGAGAATGCTGAAGTCAGGAAAGCAAg GAGGCTGAAGATACCGATTGTAAGAGAGGAATACATAGGAGAATGCATTAGAAAAAATAGAAAGCTTCCAGTTGATTTGTATAAAGTAGAGAACACCTTAGAGTCCTCAAAAGGTGGTACTGTCACTGTTAAAGTTAAGGGCCGAAGTGCAGTTCATGAATCCTCCGGTTTGCAAGATACAGCTCATATTCTTGAAGATGGAAAAAGCATTTACAATACAACCTTGAACATGTCTGACTTGGCACGAGGTGTGAACAG CTACTATATACTCCAGATCATTGAAGAGGATAATGGGTCTGAATGCTATGTATTTCGAAAGTGGGGAAGGGTTGGGAATGAACAAATTGGAAGCCAAAAGCTGGAGGAGATGTCTAAAGCTGATGCAATCCAGGAATTCCAAAGATTATTTCTTGAGAAGACTGGGAACCCATGGGAAGCTTGGGAACGAAAAACTAATTTCCAGAAGCAGCCTGGGAAATTTTACCCTCTTGATATT GACTATGGTGTTAAGCAGGCACCCAAACGGAAAGATATCAGTGAAATGAAAAGTTCTCTTGCTCCTCAGTTGCTGCAACTCATGAAGATGCTTTTCAACGTGGAAACATATAG AGCTGCTATGATGGAATTTGAAATTAATATGTCGGAAATGCCTCTTGGGAAGCTAAGCAAGGAAAACATTCAGAAAG GATTCGAAGCATTAACTGAGATACAAAATTTGTTGAAGAACACAGCTGATCAAGCACTGGCTGTTAGAGAAAGCTTAATTGTTGCTGCAAGCAATCGGTTTTTCACCCTTATTCCTTCTATCCATCCTCACATCATACGGGATGAGGATGAGTTGATGATCAAA GCGAAAATGCTTGAAGCTCTGCAAGATATTGAAATTGCTTCTAAGCTAGTTGGCTTTGATAGCGATAGCGATGAATCACTTGATGATAAGTACATGAAGCTTCGTTGCAACATCACCCCACTGCCTCATGATAGTGAAGATTACAAGCTAGTCGAGCGTTATCTCCTCAACACACATGCTCCTACTCACAAG GACTGGTCACTGGAACTAGAGGAAGTTTTTTCACTTGATAGAGATGGAGAACTAAATAAATACTCAAGATACAAAAATAATCTGCATAATAAGATGCTATTATGGCATG GTTCAAGGTTGACGAATTTTGTGGGGATTCTAAGTCAAGGACTAAGGATCGCACCTCCTGAGGCTCCTGTTACAGGCTATATG TTCGGCAAGGGCCTCTACTTTGCAGATTTAGTAAGCAAGAGTGCACAATATTGTTATGTGGATAGGGACAATCCAGTTGGTTTGATGCTTCTTTCTGAGGTTGCTTTAGGAGACATGTATGAACTAAAGAAAGCCATG TCCATGGACAAACCTCCACGAGGGAAGCACTCCACCAAGGGCTTAGGCAAAACTGTGCCCCTGGAGTCGGAGTTTGTGAACTGGAGGGATGATGTTGTTGTCCCCTGCGGCAAGCCAGTGCCATCATCAGTCAGGAGCTCTGAACTCCTTTACAATGAGTACATTGTCTATAACACATCCCAG GTGAAGATGCAGTTCTTGCTGAAGGTGCGGTTCCGTCACAAGAGGTGA
- the LOC112881698 gene encoding methyltransferase-like protein 6: protein MEVEEAPGELGGAGKDEEAAEYHSHDFEWEDLREEVESDPTFSYHLSPFPGPAASTTLPPQPSSEAWRSFHRRHASGKFFKERRYLLKEFPELPNSKDCAKILEVGCGNGSTAVSILRSSESITVFACDCSKDTLEKANEIISNTKGIDIKDRFHPFLMDVSKEIFPDWLFCNACKSSHDSHHEMRKERPDFLRENQCCVGGMDFITMIFTLSAIPFAIMPRTIEQCVSVLKPGGLLLFRDYGLYDMTMLRFLAHQRVGFREYMRSDGTLSYFFTLDTVRELFHAAGLIELELEYCCVKSVNRKNGKKMQRVWVHGKFLKPPS from the exons ATGGAAGTGGAAGAAGCACCAGGCGAACTTGGGGGCGCCGGCAAggacgaggaggcggcggagtACCATTCGCACGACTTCGAGTGGGAGGACCTCAGGGAGGAGGTGGAATCCGACCCCACCTTCTCCTACCACCTCTCCCCCTTTCCCGGCCCCGCCGCGAGCACCACCTTGCCGCCGCAGCCGTCGTCGGAGGCCTGGAGAAGCTTCCACCGTCGCCACGCGTCTGGCAAGTTCTTCAAG GAAAGGAGATATTTGCTTAAGGAATTTCCTGAATTACCCAACAGCAAAGATTGTGCCAAGATTTTAGAAGTGGGATGTGGGAATGGAAGTACTGCTGTTTCCATACTGCG GTCTAGTGAAAGCATCACTGTCTTTGCTTGTGACTGTAGTAAAGACACTCTTGAGAAGGCAAATGAGATTATATCTAATACAAAAGGGATTGATATCAAGGATAGATTCCACCCCTTTTTAATGGATGTTTCTAAAGAAATTTTTCCAGATTGGTTATTCTGCAATGCCTGTAAAAGTTCACATG ATAGTCATCATGAAATGAGAAAAGAGCGCCCAGACTTCCTGAGAGAGAATCAATGTTGTGTTGGTGGCATGGATTTTATCACCATG ATATTCACATTATCAGCCATACCCTTCGCCATAATGCCAAGAACTATAGAGCAATGTGTTTCTGTTCTGAAACCAGGTGGCCTTCTTCTGTTTAGGGACTATG GTCTTTATGACATGACGATGCTTCGGTTCTTAGCTCATCAAAGAGTAGGATTTCGGGAATATATGCGGTCAGATGGCACCTTGTCATACTTCTTCACATTAGACACTGTGAGAGAACTCTTTCATGCTGCTGGGTTAATAGAG TTGGAGCTGGAATACTGCTGTGTCAAGTCAGTGAACCGAAAGAACGGGAAGAAGATGCAGCGGGTATGGGTGCATGGGAAATTCCTGAAGCCACCAAGCTGA
- the LOC112879755 gene encoding zinc finger protein JAGGED-like, giving the protein MEGGFNKAGSPEASGEGGTRRAPAGAYYECSFCKRGFTNAQALGGHMNIHRKDRGGKPGAAPPQQDDAGGSRTYGGGDVHLGLSLGRKEDVDLELRLGGYPYN; this is encoded by the coding sequence ATGGAAGGTGGCTTCAACAAGGCCGGCTCACCGGAGGCGTCCGGCGAGGGCGGCACGCGGCGCGCGCCGGCGGGGGCCTACTACGAGTGCTCCTTCTGCAAGAGGGGGTTCACCAACGCGCAGGCGCTCGGCGGCCACATGAACATCCACCGCAAGGACCGCGGCGGCAAGCccggggccgcgccgccgcagcaggaCGACGCCGGTGGCTCCCGGAcctacggcggcggcgacgtgcACCTGGGCCTTTCCCTGGGGAGGAAGGAGGATGTCGATCTGGAGCTCAGGCTTGGGGGCTATCCGTATAACTAA